One Podarcis muralis chromosome Z, rPodMur119.hap1.1, whole genome shotgun sequence DNA segment encodes these proteins:
- the LOC114589230 gene encoding voltage-gated potassium channel KCNC1-like yields the protein MEVSAGNVILNVGGIRYETYLSTLQAFPGTKLWSLTEPQANTKHDHDPSTQEFFFDRSGRLFGQVLNYYSTKQLHCPAGVCESAFEEELDFWGLTGTQLAPCCWRGSQEEVHDIGIVDEQDNDQGLLIQEERRSGCQYARWRAKLWDLFEKPHSSKRSMGLAVVSLLFTIAIIIILCEESKGFIKNITPDHTIESHHHHYYHHFFPSAYSYEVPPYLLHLELFFILCFTAEFFVRIMCCPDLKKFLKNPLNIADLLSLFPVYIELSLARPSQEPHPQESHPLVQWLGLCRIIYIVKLLKVLRLVETPLMLRVLPCMFKSILREILIFLLIFASEVLFFGTLCFYGELLSTNFKIGFHDIGQAFWWAVITLTTVGYGELVPVSVTGQVIAACTALCGVLTIVVPVPIFLFSFKGCYDAAVIKERRKRKAMEAVTLLS from the exons ATGGAGGTCTCCGCCGGAAATGTCATTCTGAACGTTGGAGGCATACGCTATGAAACGTACCTTAGCACCCTGCAGGCTTTCCCAGGGACCAAACTGTGGAGCCTCACAGAGCCCCAGGCCAACACAAAACATGACCATGACCCTAGCACCCAGGAGTTCTTCTTTGATCGGAGTGGCCGGCTGTTTGGGCAGGTGCTGAACTACTACAGCACAAAGCAACTCCATTGCCCTGCAGGTGTCTGTGAATCTGCCTTTGAGGAAGAGCTGGATTTCTGGGGGCTCACAGGCACCCAGCTGGCCCCCTGTTGCTGGAGAGGGTCCCAAGAGGAGGTGCACGACATTGGGATTGTCGATGAGCAAGACAATGACCAGGGTCTCCTGATCCAGGAAGAAAGAAGGAGTGGCTGTCAGTATGCCCGGTGGCGGGCCAAATTGTGGGATCTCTTTGAAAAGCCCCATTCCTCTAAACGTTCAATG GGTTTGGCAGTTGTTTCTCTGTTGTTCACCAtcgccatcatcatcatcctctgtGAGGAGTCCAAGGGGTTCATAAAAAACATCACCCCAGACCATACTATAGAGAGCCACCACCACCATTACTACCATCACTTCTTTCCCTCTGCCTATTCCTACGAAGTGCCCCCCTACCTCCTCCACCTTGAGCTTTTCTTCATCCTCTGCTTCACGGCTGAGTTCTTCGTACGGATCATGTGCTGCCCAGATTTGAAGAAATTCCTGAAGAACCCTCTGAACATCGCTGATCTCCTCTCCCTGTTCCCAGTTTACATTGAGCTGTCCTTGGCCAGACCTTCACAGGAGCCACACCCTCAGGAGTCACATCCTTTGGTCCAGTGGCTGGGTCTGTGCCGCATTATTTACATCGTCAAACTCCTGAAGGTATTGAGGCTCGTGGAGACACCTCTGATGCTGAGGGTGCTGCCTTGCATGTTCAAATCCATCCTGAGAGAGATACTCATTTTCTTGTTGATTTTTGCTTCTGAGGTCCTTTTCTTTGGCACCCTCTGCTTTTATGGGGAGCTGCTGAGTACCAACTTTAAAATAGGGTTCCATGACATTGGCCAGGCCTTCTGGTGGGCGGTCATCACTCTGACCACTGTAGGGTATGGAGAACTTGTCCCTGTCAGTGTCACCGGCCAAGTGATAGCAGCTTGCACTGCACTCTGTGGTGTGCTGACTATCGTTGTCCCAGTCCCGATCTTTCTATTCAGTTTCAAGGGGTGTTATGATGCTGCTGTgatcaaggagaggaggaagaggaaagcaatgGAAGCAGTGACGCTGTTGTCCTGA